In the genome of Lathyrus oleraceus cultivar Zhongwan6 chromosome 4, CAAS_Psat_ZW6_1.0, whole genome shotgun sequence, the window ATTTTTCTTCAAATCTAGATCAAGttgttttctttattttttcTCCATTAAAATACAGGTTAAGCTCTTTGAGTAAAGATTGCTCTTTTACATCCCTTGAGCTTAAAGTGGTTCCATTTCCAccattttctttgacccttttGTCTCTAAATTTTGTCACTTGTTTATTTCCAAGCAATGATTCTTGTAGGAAAAAACCCTCATTTGAAGTTGCTTCAGTTTCTTCTCTTTTTAGTCTACCTTCATTTCAACAGAACCAGTTCTTATCAGATGGCACCTATGAACTGTACGGACACAAGCCGTGTTTGTACTTCTTTCTTGGCCTATAAGCCTAACAAAAACCAGTCTTTGGGAGTGATTCAGAGCATGTTTGATGTGTTGCAAGGTGACATCACAGTTGAAGGAAATAGTTGGGATTATATATTCATAAGGAAGAACTGTTCTTGTGCATCTGGTATAAAGAAATATGTGTCTAACACTACTTACACTGTGAAATCCAATGAAGGGTTTGTGGATGATTTGGTGATGGATGCATATGATGGACTTATTTTGCTTCCCAACACTTCAAGGAAAGCAAGGAATGGCGCTGTTATATCACTGAGGTTGTTTTGTGGCTGTTCTAGTGGATTGTGGAACTATTTTTTGAGTTATGTGTTGAGAGATGGAGACAGTGTTGAATCTTTGGCAAGTAGATTTGGGGTTAGTATGGGTAGTATTGAGGATGTCAATGGTCTTGATGGCCCTGATAATGTTACTGTCGGTTCACTTTATTATATTCCTCTTAATTCTGGTTAGTCTTTCCATCATTGCAATCTTATTCAATCATTTCTTAGAATTTGTGTGAGTATGTTTATGTATTTAGAGAGAAGACCTGTGGATTCTATTGTGAGGAGAGTAAATCAGATAGAAAGTCAAATAGTTAGAGGTAGAGGAAGATCTAGAAAAactatttaattatttttttgagATCGACGAATTGGATAGAACACAATCTTTGATAGAACATTATGACGTAATTTGATCTATGTAGCCGACCCCGCTTAGTGGGATAAGACATGGATGTTGTTGTATGTTTATGTATTTGTGTTCATATGTTTGAGTGGAATGTTTTGGTTGACAATGTGGTAATGTTCCGTAATTGGACGATATATGACCTGTCTTTATAAGTGGTAGACAACTCTCACCTTATAGGTTGGTTTTGTACCGTAGAGTTATACATAATCCTAATTTTAAGATGTTATCTGAACTTATTCAAGATTCATTAGGCCATCTTCCACCAGATTACTCGGGTAACACTGCAGATGTCTAGTCCTGTCTAGTCCTGGACGTGAGATAGATGTGTTAAGAGTCCTACATTGGATGAGTTTAGTTCTACATAACATTTTGCAGTGACATATTGTTTGTCTTATGGCAATTGGGTTGAATATGAGCATTTGGACTATTTTTGGTAGAATGGTTTACGAGGATTATGTAATTGGTACTTGGGGGATAAAGTGACAGAATTAATAAAATGACATTTGAGCATATTCTAGTTTTGAATCCTAGCTATAACTTGAACTATTTTACTTTTACTTCATTGTAGTTCCTGGTGATCCTTATCCTGTGAACAATGATGCTTCTCCGCCAGCTTCTGTTCCTACCCCTTCTGTTGATGATTTTTCAGGTATTCATCAACTTATGCTACCAAAAAGGAAActatttgtttttcttttcatCTAACTTCAAATTTCTAGTTATTTGTGCTATAATAGACTTTTGTCTTAATGTATTTAATTTCTTTGTTACAGGTGATGAGGTTAATCATAAGTATCATGTACCGTTTGGATGGATTATCGGTGGTTTAGGAGTTGGTCTTATTCTGATAATATTTGGCATCATTCTCTGTGTTTGCCTTAGATCCTCAAATTGTTTCTCTGATTCCAGAAGCCATGAAAAAGATGCTGAGCGAAAGGTCTCTCATAAATTCCAAATTCTTCGGAACCCAAGTTTTTTTTGCGGTTCCGGAAGGTACATATGTGGCAAACATGTTGACCAGAAGCAGACAGACGGTGACTCCAGCAATCACACGATTACCGTTCCAAAAGCTTCAAGTAACCCTCTTATCGTTTTCTCAAGTTGTATATTATATCTTTGATCGTAGCTCGAAGTAATCATGTTTTGCATGTATATTATTGCAGCTCTTGGACCAGACGTATTTGACATGGATAAGCCGGTAGTTTTTGCATATGAAGAGATTTTTTCCACAACTGAAGGCTTCTCTGATTCAAATCTACTTGGACATGGAACATATGGATCTGTGTACTATAGCCTCCTCCGCGACCAGGTTCGTGACCGTATATTTAAAGTCGGTTATATTATAAACTAAACACTATCTATTTTTCTCATACGATTTTTACTCGAACCTTTCTAGGAAGTTGCTATTAAAAGAATGACAGCTACAAAAACAAAAGAGTTTACATCAGAGGTTAAAGTTCTATGCAAGGTTCATCATGCTAATCTGGTAATTTCTCGGTTGATCATAATATATAACACACTTTGATTTTGAAGCCAAATTGTGAAGCATTTATATATCGAAAGTTTGAGTTGTATTTTTTTGTTAATTTGTCAAGGTAGAATTGATTGGCTATGCAGCTAGTCATGATGAGCTTTTCCTAGTTTATGAATATGCTCAAAAGGGTTCCCTCAGAAGCCATTTGCATGATCCTCAAAATAAGGGTAAGTATATGCATCTATGTTTTTTGTTTGTGGACTATTAATAATTTGACTTTATTTGAATCTTTTATTATAGAAAtagctcaaacataagcacttATATGATAAGCAGTTATGCTATACGCGCTTATTAAGTTCTTTATCCACACAAAACCATAGTTCATGACCATTATTCATCTTTTCTTATAGGTCATTCGCCACTTTCTTGGATCATGAGGGTCCAAATCGCGCTTGATGCTGCTAGGGGACTTGAATATATACATGAGCATACAAAAGCTCATTATGTTCACCGCGATATCAAGACGAGCAACATTTTGCTTGACGCATCCTTTAAAGCAAAAGTACCGACTAATTTCTACATTATCAAACACTTTCTATATGTTTCACATTTGTTGATTGTCATTGGTCATGATATACTCTTTGTTTATCTAGATATCAGATTTTGGATTGGCGAAACTTGTTGGGATAACAAATGAGGGAGACGTTTCTACTACGAAAGTTGTTGGTACATATGGATATCTTGCTCCCGAGTAAGTAATGTTCAGAGATTTTTTTAATTCTAATTTGTTCCTCCTTCGTAAAAAAGAATAATATAGAAACATGTTTATATGTCGCAGATACTTGACTGACGGCCTTGCAACAACCAAAAGTGATGTCTATGCATTTGGTGTTGTTGTTTTTGAGATTATAACTGGAAAGGAGGCCATTATTCGAACAGAAGGCATGATGACGAAAAATCCTGAAAGACGATCTCTGGCATCAATTGTAAGTTCTGCTTATAAGACATCACTGCGAATAACAAATCTACGTGCATTATATTAGCTATTGATTTTGTACTTTCTTAAACCTCTTCATTGCTCCTAAGTTCATGATGACCTGCCGTAGTGATTCACAAATGTATAATTTTCCGAGGTTTAGCCTTTATATGTTTGTTAAATTGCAGATGTTGGCGGTTCTTAAGAACTCACCTGATTCCTTGAGCATGTCAAGCATGAGAGATTACATTGATCCAAATATGATGAATCTGTATCCTCATGATTGTGTATTTAAGGCAAGTTTCTCTATTTTCTCCTAATTCGCTTTTTCATAATGGTAATCTGATATGTTAATCTTGTAAACTAGACCGTAATATTTTTTGTATCTGTTTTTTGTGCGGGCGTAGATGGCTATGCTGGCGAAGCAATGTGTGGACGACGATCCGATCTTACGACCTGATATGAAGCAAGTAGTGATTTCCATCTCACAGATTCTACTCTCTTCTATTGAGTGGGAAGCAACACTAGCAGGAAACAGTCAAGTATTCAGTGGACTTGTTCAAGGAAGATAGTTCAGGGAAGATAGGAATCAAATAAAAAGGATATTATCTTTTTGGTTGATTGTGACATCAATGGAAGCATAGACTTCTGATGGACATATAGGTCAATCAAATCTCTTGAAAGCTATATCTTGATTTTGTTATCTGTATGTAGAAAAAATTTAGGAGTAATGTAAAGGCATAATGTGTTCCTATTACTTGCATTTTATTTTGAGTGATTTCATCTCAACCCACCATATGAAACCCTTTATTTTGAACACCCTTCCCCACGTCCTTGGAGTCCACCATATGAAGCCCTTTATTTTGAACAGCCTTCCGTACAATTTGTTATAAGTTTGTTAGTTGTTAGAGGTTTGTTATAACTAACTAGTTTTGATAGTTATTGGTTTACTTGTGGAACAAGCAAACCAGTTAGGAGGTTGTTAAAAGAAGCTATATGTTCTGTTGCGGAATAAAAAAATGGTGATGATTGCGGAAACTACGGTGAAACAAAGCTTCTGATGCACTATGCTGATGCGATACTGTGGATTGAAGGTTGTAATCATAGTGTTTCTTGAACCAAAGATATCGATCTTGATGTGATGCCGTTAATCGGTGTTGCTATCTCCGATAGGTAGAGTAGGGGGATTTTAAGATAATGGAAGTGAAAGTGGAGATTATGGATTATGTACCTGAGAACCATTTTATAGAGGTATTTATACCTTGGGCCTGACCGAGTAAGTTAGATAATGAGCCTGGTGCTATTGAGCCTTTGGTCGGCTTGGAGCAATGGGTCCCGAGTCTTTGGCTGACACTGAACAGTTGCCCCCAAGACTCGTCA includes:
- the LOC127076474 gene encoding lysM domain receptor-like kinase 3, with the translated sequence MILVGKNPHLKLLQFLLFLVYLHFNRTSSYQMAPMNCTDTSRVCTSFLAYKPNKNQSLGVIQSMFDVLQGDITVEGNSWDYIFIRKNCSCASGIKKYVSNTTYTVKSNEGFVDDLVMDAYDGLILLPNTSRKARNGAVISLRLFCGCSSGLWNYFLSYVLRDGDSVESLASRFGVSMGSIEDVNGLDGPDNVTVGSLYYIPLNSVPGDPYPVNNDASPPASVPTPSVDDFSGDEVNHKYHVPFGWIIGGLGVGLILIIFGIILCVCLRSSNCFSDSRSHEKDAERKVSHKFQILRNPSFFCGSGRYICGKHVDQKQTDGDSSNHTITVPKASTLGPDVFDMDKPVVFAYEEIFSTTEGFSDSNLLGHGTYGSVYYSLLRDQEVAIKRMTATKTKEFTSEVKVLCKVHHANLVELIGYAASHDELFLVYEYAQKGSLRSHLHDPQNKGHSPLSWIMRVQIALDAARGLEYIHEHTKAHYVHRDIKTSNILLDASFKAKISDFGLAKLVGITNEGDVSTTKVVGTYGYLAPEYLTDGLATTKSDVYAFGVVVFEIITGKEAIIRTEGMMTKNPERRSLASIMLAVLKNSPDSLSMSSMRDYIDPNMMNLYPHDCVFKMAMLAKQCVDDDPILRPDMKQVVISISQILLSSIEWEATLAGNSQVFSGLVQGR